A stretch of Penaeus vannamei isolate JL-2024 chromosome 18, ASM4276789v1, whole genome shotgun sequence DNA encodes these proteins:
- the LOC138864792 gene encoding uncharacterized protein: MARQYDLESRKIDLEMFKAENEGKRLMQRPDREHHPHFRIEDAIKFVPKFNETEPEYFFIHFERVAALHGWPEDKWVLLVHSAFVGIAQEVFSALDLVQSQCYYVVKQAVLNVYKRVPEAYRQDFLYYRKYSKQTFVEFIRQKQLLCKKWVESELDALEYDKLLELFVLEEVKKSMPVKVRSHIDERGLRTLAEVGKAADHFALTNPNYSCRSNEPSFQSIQHNGKRMEYSSRRTGLPDTHRTVHTESETGGDESRKVASRGFLSGDELCKSSYPVTILRDFAADISLVLKEAVPNPDCYTGEMVIINGLIGSKSIPICKVYLKSDLITGYVRLGVVDNIPSDGISLLMGNDLVGEKVWPCPVVSPCPTEENTTVDLEREYPDLSPACAAICSASRRSSPPPSKAHTPGTALPDESPSDIFTEEFTLADFFNSSAKVLSKSESDSDIKNFKDTPVTKGKIIKDERKGPDLQAFNKLTDINDLEKFRTSFSLQSGVIRNYKPSDISADDTSKKIEKALIKIFTRVGLSTLVQLDKGSHFTSRLYEKVMESLGIQQYRSTAYHPQSQGLVERFHILKIMIKAFSLETGYEWDEGIDLILYLIRNNVQESLYSPFPAPFKGHEISK; encoded by the exons ATGGCCCGCCAGTATGACCTGGAGAGCCGTAAGATAGATTTGGAAATGTTTAAggcagagaatgaggggaagCGTCTCATGCAGAGACCTGATCGGGAACACCATCCTCATTTTCGTATAGAGGATGCAATTAAATTTGTTCCTAAATTCAATGAGACAGAGCCTGagtactttttcattcattttgagcGAGTTGCTGCCTTGCATGGTTGGCCCGAAGATAAGTGGGTATTGCTTGTTCACAGTGCATTTGTTGGCATAGCTCAAGAGGTTTTCTCAGCTCTGGATTTGGTACAGTCACAATGTTATTATGTAGTAAAACAAGCTgttttaaatgtttataaaagGGTACCAGAGGCTTACAGACAAGATTTCCTTTATTATCGTAAATATAGCAAACAAACCTTTGTTGAATTTATTCGCCAAAAGCAACTTTTGTGTAAGAAATGGGTCGAGAGTGAACTTGATGCACTCGAGTACGATAAATTACTCGAGCTCTTTGTACTAGAGGAAGTTAAGAAAAGTATGCCTGTAAAAGTTCGCTCTCACATTGACGAGCGTGGTCTACGCACATTAGCCGAGGTCGGCAAAGCCGCTGATCACTTCGCTCTCACTAATCCCAACTACTCTTGCAGATCTAATGAGCCTTCATTCCAGTCTATCCAGCATAATGGTAAGAGGATGGAGTATAGTTCCAGGAGGACTGGACTGCCAGATACCCACAGGACTGTCCATACAGAGTCAGAAACAGGTGGTGATGAGAGTAGGAAGGTTGCTTCTCGTG GATTTCTTAGTGGCGATGAATTGTGCAAGTCGTCTTACCCAGTCACTATCCTACGGGACTTCGCTGCAGATATATCATTGGTGCTCAAGGAGGCGGTTCCTAACCCTGACTGTTATACTGGAGAAATGGTAATTATCAATGGACTAATAGGGTCAAAGAGCATACCCATTTGTAAAGTTTATCTTAAATCTGATCTGATAAcgggttacgtaaggttaggtgtTGTTGATAATATTCCAAGTGATGGCATTTCGCTTCTCATGGGCAATGATCTCGTGGGTGAGAAGGTATGGCCTTGCCCTGTGGTTTCCCCTTGTCCCACTGAAGAGAACACCACAGTAGATTTAGAAAGGGAGTATCCCGATCTCTCTCCTGCATGTGCTGCCATCTGCAGTGCAAGTCGtaggtcctcccctcctcctagcaAGGCGCATACCCCCGGTACTGCATTACCTGATGAGAGCCCTTCTGATATATTTACTGAAGAATTCACACTAGCAGATTTCTTTAATTCATCTGCTAAAGTTTTAAGTAAGTCTGAATCTGATTCCGATATAAAGAATTTTAAAGACACTCCAGTTACTAAGGGAAAGATCATTAAAGATGAACGTAAAGGTCCTGATTTGCAAGCATTTAATAAGCTAACTGACATAAATGATCTAGAAAAATTCCGTACTAGCTTTTCTCTTCAGTCAGGTGTTATTCGTAATTATAAGCCCTCTGATATATCTGCAGACGACACAAGTAAGAAAATTGAGAAGGCCTTGATAAAGATTTTTACTCGGGTTGGTCTGTCCACCCTAGTACAGTTAGATAAAGGGTCACATTTCACTTCCAGATTATATGAAAAGGTTATGGAGTCCTTGGGTATACAGCAGTACAGATCCACAGCATATCATCCTCAGAGTCAAGGGCTAGTTGAAAGATTTCATATTTTAAAGATTATGATTAAAGCCTTCAGTTTAGAGACTGGTTATGAGTGGGATGAAGGCATagatttaattttatatttaataAGGAACAATGTTCAGGAGAGCCTTTATTCCCCATTTCCAGcc